The proteins below come from a single Desulfovibrio sp. JC022 genomic window:
- a CDS encoding TRAP transporter small permease → MSTTACRFIFKNFDLLLSGFFLCITVAVVIVNVGLRYLFQGGLFWAEEVATTAFIWSVFVGSAAAYRYKMHIGIDMISKIGPKVWRRFIAVVIDLMMFIINGYIVYLSVFYIQANKLKRTPVLDIPAIYVNLALTVGFSLITVYALAFLYQDLGKLFGKQAEEGE, encoded by the coding sequence ATGTCTACTACAGCATGCAGATTTATTTTTAAAAATTTCGACCTCCTGCTCAGCGGTTTTTTCCTGTGCATTACCGTTGCGGTGGTCATCGTCAATGTCGGGCTGCGCTACCTTTTCCAGGGCGGTCTTTTCTGGGCCGAAGAAGTAGCGACAACCGCATTCATCTGGTCCGTTTTCGTTGGATCAGCCGCTGCATACCGCTACAAAATGCATATCGGCATTGATATGATCAGCAAGATCGGCCCCAAAGTCTGGCGCAGATTCATTGCTGTGGTCATCGACCTCATGATGTTCATCATTAACGGTTACATCGTTTATCTCAGTGTTTTCTACATTCAGGCAAACAAGCTGAAACGCACACCCGTTCTCGATATTCCCGCCATTTACGTGAATCTGGCACTTACGGTCGGTTTCTCCTTGATTACTGTCTACGCACTGGCTTTCCTGTATCAGGATTTAGGAAAACTTTTCGGCAAACAGGCAGAAGAAGGAGAATAA